A DNA window from Jaculus jaculus isolate mJacJac1 chromosome 1, mJacJac1.mat.Y.cur, whole genome shotgun sequence contains the following coding sequences:
- the Fut7 gene encoding LOW QUALITY PROTEIN: alpha-(1,3)-fucosyltransferase 7 (The sequence of the model RefSeq protein was modified relative to this genomic sequence to represent the inferred CDS: substituted 2 bases at 2 genomic stop codons) → MAPFLQYPEACWCPPQGEEVELCEWTPAPCPPACLSSPGTHXLLPFPAWKAPSXGSRKGMNNAGCSSTRRLRAWGGLVGAVILTALWLLWLLGSDPGGVLEPQPVVTILIWHWPFTDRPPELPGDTCIHYGMAQCRLSANRSLLASADAVVFHHRELETQKFHLPLAQRPPGQPWIWASMESPSNSHGLRHLRGIFNWVLSYRRDSDIFVPYGRLEPRSGPTPPLPAKRRMAAWVVSNFQERQQRAKLYRQLAPHLRVDVFGRASRRPLCANCLLPTIAQYRFYLSFENSQHRDYITEKFWRNALAAGAVPVVLGPPRATYEAFVPPDAFVHVDDFSSARELAAFLVSMNESRYLRFFAWRDRLSVRLMHDWRERFCAICAHYPHLPRSQVYEDLEGWFQA, encoded by the exons ATGGCCCCCTTCCTGCAGTACCCAGAAGCCTGCTGGTGCCCACCACAGGGAGAAGAGGTAGAGCTGTGTGAA TGGACAccagccccctgcccaccagcctgCCTGTCCTCGCCAGGGACACACTGACTCCTTCCTTTTCCAGCCTGGAAAGCCCCTTCCTAGGGCAGCAGGAAGGGA ATGAACAATGCTG GGTGCAGCTCCACCCGGAGGCTTCGGGCCTGGGGGGGCCTGGTGGGGGCTGTCATACTCACAGCCCTCTGGCTTCTTTGGCTTCTGGGATCAGATCCTGGGGGTGTCCTGGAGCCCCAGCCAGTAGTTACCATCCTCATCTGGCACTGGCCTTTCACCGACCGGCCCCCAGAGCTTCCTGGAGACACCTGCATCCACTATGGCATGGCCCAATGCCGCCTGAGCGCCAACCGCAGCCTGCTGGCTAGTGCAGACGCTGTCGTTTTCCACCACCGAGAGCTGGAGACCCAGAAGTTCCACCTACCCCTGGCCCAGCGGCCCCCGGGACAGCCGTGGATCTGGGCCTCCATGGAGTCTCCCAGCAATAGCCACGGTCTCCGCCACCTTCGAGGCATCTTCAACTGGGTCTTGAGCTATCGGCGTGACTCGGACATCTTCGTGCCCTATGGCCGCTTAGAGCCCCGCTCGGGGCCCACGCCCCCGCTGCCAGCCAAGAGGAGGATGGCCGCCTGGGTGGTCAGCAATttccaggagcggcagcagcgtgCGAAGCTGTACCGGCAGTTGGCACCTCACCTGCGGGTGGATGTGTTCGGTCGTGCCAGTAGGAGGCCCCTGTGTGCCAACTGTCTGTTACCCACCATAGCCCAGTACCGCTTCTACCTGTCCTTCGAGAATTCACAGCACCGAGACTATATCACTGAGAAGTTCTGGCGCAATGCACTGGCAGCAGGTGCCGTGCCTGTGGTGCTGGGACCCCCTCGGGCCACCTACGAGGCTTTTGTGCCACCAGATGCGTTTGTGCACGTGGATGACTTCAGCTCTGCTCGGGAGCTGGCTGCCTTCCTTGTCAGTATGAACGAGAGCCGCTACCTTCGCTTCTTTGCCTGGCGTGACCGGCTCAGTGTGAGATTGATGCATGACTGGAGGGAACGCTTCTGCGCCATCTGCGCCCACTACCCACACCTGCCCCGAAGCCAGGTTTACGAGGATCTTGAAGGCTGGTTTCAGGCCTGA
- the Npdc1 gene encoding neural proliferation differentiation and control protein 1 isoform X2 — translation MATPIPPPAPRHLRLLRLLLSGLVLGAALSCAAASRPDTAACPGSLDCALKRRARCPPGAHACGPCLQPFQEDQQGLCVPRMHRTPGVGLPKPRLEDEIDFLAQELALKEAGHVRLTVQPLPEARQKLLEPATLGFSERGQGLEPSLPSTPGASPPTPRASLGSPVSSGPVHMSPLEPQGGRGDGLALVLILVFCVAGTTALAVAALCWCRLQREIRLTQKADYTIAKAPTSPATPRISPGDQRLAHSAEMYHYQHQRQQMMCLERHKEPPKELELASSDEENEDGGFTVYECPGLAPTGEMEVRNPLFDHASLSAPVPGPSSSAPLQ, via the exons ATGGCGACGCCGATCCCTCCGCCCGCCCCGCGGCACCTGCGGTTGCTGCGGCTGCTGCTCTCCGGCCTCGTCCTGGGAGCGGCCCTGAGCTGTGCGGCCGCCAGCCGCCCCG ATACAGCCGCCTGTCCTGGGAGCTTGGATTGTGCCCTGAAGAGGCGGGCAAGGTGCCCACCAGGTGCGCATGCCTGTGGGCCCTGCCTTCAGCCCTTTCAGGAAGACCAACAAGGACTCTGTGTACCCAGAATGCACCGGACTCCTG ggGTGGGCTTGCCAAAACCCAGACTGGAAGATGAGATCGACTTCCTGGCCCAGGAGCTGGCCCTGAAGGAGGCGGGACACGTGAGGCTCACCGTACAACCCCTGCCTGAGGCCCGGCAGAAGCTCCTGGAGCCTG CTACCTTGGGGTTTTCAGAGCGGGGTCAAGGACTGGAGCCGAGCCTCCCCTCCACTCCGGGAGCCTCCCCACCCACGCCGCGTGCCTCCTTGGGTTCCCCTGTGTCATCTGGGCCTGTGCACATGTCCCCGCTGGAGCCCCAGGGTGGGCGTGGCGATGGCCTGGCCCTTG TGCTGATCTTGGTGTTCTGCGTGGCCGGCACCACTGCCCTCGCCGTGGCAGCCCTGTGCTGGTGTAG GCTGCAGCGAGAGATCCGCCTGACTCAGAAGGCTGACTACACGATAGCCAAGGCGCCCACCTCACCGGCTACGCCGCGGATTTCG CCTGGAGACCAGCGGCTGGCACACAGCGCTGAGATGTACCACTACCAGCACCAGAGGCAGCAGATGATGTGCTTGGAGCG GCATAAGGAGCCTCCCAAGGAGCTGGAGTTGGCCTCATCGGACGAGGAGAATGAAGATGGCGGCTTCACAGTGTACGAGTGCCCCGGACTGGCCCCA ACCGGAGAGATGGAGGTGCGCAACCCTCTGTTCGACCACGCCTCGCTGTCAGCACCAGTGCCTGGTCCCAGCTCCTCGGCCCCTCTGCAGTGA
- the Npdc1 gene encoding neural proliferation differentiation and control protein 1 isoform X1, whose protein sequence is MATPIPPPAPRHLRLLRLLLSGLVLGAALSCAAASRPDTAACPGSLDCALKRRARCPPGAHACGPCLQPFQEDQQGLCVPRMHRTPGVGLPKPRLEDEIDFLAQELALKEAGHVRLTVQPLPEARQKLLEPAATLGFSERGQGLEPSLPSTPGASPPTPRASLGSPVSSGPVHMSPLEPQGGRGDGLALVLILVFCVAGTTALAVAALCWCRLQREIRLTQKADYTIAKAPTSPATPRISPGDQRLAHSAEMYHYQHQRQQMMCLERHKEPPKELELASSDEENEDGGFTVYECPGLAPTGEMEVRNPLFDHASLSAPVPGPSSSAPLQ, encoded by the exons ATGGCGACGCCGATCCCTCCGCCCGCCCCGCGGCACCTGCGGTTGCTGCGGCTGCTGCTCTCCGGCCTCGTCCTGGGAGCGGCCCTGAGCTGTGCGGCCGCCAGCCGCCCCG ATACAGCCGCCTGTCCTGGGAGCTTGGATTGTGCCCTGAAGAGGCGGGCAAGGTGCCCACCAGGTGCGCATGCCTGTGGGCCCTGCCTTCAGCCCTTTCAGGAAGACCAACAAGGACTCTGTGTACCCAGAATGCACCGGACTCCTG ggGTGGGCTTGCCAAAACCCAGACTGGAAGATGAGATCGACTTCCTGGCCCAGGAGCTGGCCCTGAAGGAGGCGGGACACGTGAGGCTCACCGTACAACCCCTGCCTGAGGCCCGGCAGAAGCTCCTGGAGCCTG caGCTACCTTGGGGTTTTCAGAGCGGGGTCAAGGACTGGAGCCGAGCCTCCCCTCCACTCCGGGAGCCTCCCCACCCACGCCGCGTGCCTCCTTGGGTTCCCCTGTGTCATCTGGGCCTGTGCACATGTCCCCGCTGGAGCCCCAGGGTGGGCGTGGCGATGGCCTGGCCCTTG TGCTGATCTTGGTGTTCTGCGTGGCCGGCACCACTGCCCTCGCCGTGGCAGCCCTGTGCTGGTGTAG GCTGCAGCGAGAGATCCGCCTGACTCAGAAGGCTGACTACACGATAGCCAAGGCGCCCACCTCACCGGCTACGCCGCGGATTTCG CCTGGAGACCAGCGGCTGGCACACAGCGCTGAGATGTACCACTACCAGCACCAGAGGCAGCAGATGATGTGCTTGGAGCG GCATAAGGAGCCTCCCAAGGAGCTGGAGTTGGCCTCATCGGACGAGGAGAATGAAGATGGCGGCTTCACAGTGTACGAGTGCCCCGGACTGGCCCCA ACCGGAGAGATGGAGGTGCGCAACCCTCTGTTCGACCACGCCTCGCTGTCAGCACCAGTGCCTGGTCCCAGCTCCTCGGCCCCTCTGCAGTGA
- the Entpd2 gene encoding ectonucleoside triphosphate diphosphohydrolase 2 isoform X2: MEQALRDVPKDRHSSTPLYLGATAGMRLLNLTSPEAASSVLAAVTRTLSQYPFDFRGARILSGQDEGVFGWVTANYLLENFIKFGWVGRWFRPRKGTLGAMDLGGASTQITFETTSPAEDPANEVHLRLYGQYYSVYTHSFLCYGRDQVLQRLLASALQTYHFHPCWPRGYSTQVLLREIYQSPCTMAQRPPNFNSSARIRLSGTSNPALCRDLVSGLFNFSSCPFSRCSFNGVFQPPVTGNFIAFSAFYYIVDFLRTVMGLPVGTLQQLEAATVTLCNQTWTELQALGPRQESRLASYCAGAVFVQQLLSLGYRFDERAYSGVLFQKKAADTAVGWALGYMLNLTNLIPADRPGLRKGTHFNSWVALLLLFSVLLVAALVLLLRQVRSAKSPGAI; encoded by the exons ATGGAGCAGGCACTTCGGGATGTGCCCAAAGACAGACACTCCAGCACGCCCCTCTACCTGGGAGCCACGGCAGGCATGCGCCTTCTCAA CCTGACCAGTCCGGAGGCTGCATCAAGTGTGCTAGCGGCAGTGACACGGACGCTCAGCCAGTACCCCTTTGATTTCCGCGGTGCGCGCATCCTCTCTGGCCAGGACGAAGGGGTGTTTGGCTGGGTGACTGCCAACTATCTCCTGGAGAACTTCATCAAG TTCGGCTGGGTGGGCCGGTGGTTCCGGCCAAGGAAGGGGACGCTGGGGGCCATGGACCTGGGGGGTGCCTCCACACAGATCACCTTTGAGACAACTAGCCCAGCTGAGGATCCAGCCAATGAGGTCCACCTTCGGCTCTATGGCCAGTACTACAGCGTTTATACCCACAGCTTCCTCTGTTATGGCCGAGACCAGGTCCTCCAAAGGCTGCTGGCCAGTGCCCTCCAG ACATATCACTTCCATCCCTGCTGGCCGAGGGGCTATTCCACCCAAGTGCTGCTCAGGGAGATATACCAGTCACCGTGCACCATGGCTCAGCGGCCCCCGAACTTCAACAGCAGTGCCCGGATCAGACTGTCAGGGACCAGCAACCCTGCCCTCTGCCGTGACCTCGTCTCTGGGCTCTTCAATTTTTCCTCCTGCCCCTTCTCCCGCTGCTCCTTCAATGGGGTCTTCCAGCCCCCTGTGACTGGGAACTTTATC GCCTTCTCTGCTTTCTACTATATTGTGGACTTCCTCAGGACTGTGATGGGGCTGCCTGTGGGGaccctgcagcagctggaggcagccACAGTGACTCTCTGCAACCAGACATGGACTGAG ctgcaggccctggggcCCAGGCAGGAGAGCCGCCTGGCCAGCTACTGCGCGGGGGCCGTGTTCGTACAACAGCTGCTCAGCCTCGGGTACCGCTTTGACGAGCGCGCCTACAGTGGAGTACTCTTTCAGAAGAAA gCAGCAGACACGGCGGTGGGCTGGGCCTTGGGCTACatgctgaacttgaccaacctgATCCCTGCGGACCGGCCGGGGCTTCGCAAGGGCACCCACTTCAACTCCTGGgtcgctctcctgctgcttttctcCGTGTTGCTCGTGGCTGCTCTGGTCCTGCTGTTGCGCCAGGTGCGTTCTGCCAAGTCACCCGGCGCCATCTAG
- the Entpd2 gene encoding ectonucleoside triphosphate diphosphohydrolase 2 isoform X1, with protein sequence MAGKLQSLLPPILLAVAGLSGLLLLCVPTRDVREPPALKYGIVLDAGSSHTSMFVYKWPADKENDTGIVGQHSSCDVQGGGISSYADNPSAAGQSLVECMEQALRDVPKDRHSSTPLYLGATAGMRLLNLTSPEAASSVLAAVTRTLSQYPFDFRGARILSGQDEGVFGWVTANYLLENFIKFGWVGRWFRPRKGTLGAMDLGGASTQITFETTSPAEDPANEVHLRLYGQYYSVYTHSFLCYGRDQVLQRLLASALQTYHFHPCWPRGYSTQVLLREIYQSPCTMAQRPPNFNSSARIRLSGTSNPALCRDLVSGLFNFSSCPFSRCSFNGVFQPPVTGNFIAFSAFYYIVDFLRTVMGLPVGTLQQLEAATVTLCNQTWTELQALGPRQESRLASYCAGAVFVQQLLSLGYRFDERAYSGVLFQKKAADTAVGWALGYMLNLTNLIPADRPGLRKGTHFNSWVALLLLFSVLLVAALVLLLRQVRSAKSPGAI encoded by the exons ATGGCCGGAAAGTTGCAGTCCCTGTTGCCGCCGATCCTGCTGGCTGTGGCGGGCCTCAgcggcctcttgctgctgtgcgTCCCCACCCGTGACGTCCGGGAGCCGCCCGCTCTCAAG TATGGCATTGTCCTAGATGCTGGCTCTTCACATACGTCCATGTTTGTCTACAAGTGGCCAGCAGACAAGGAGAATGACACGGGCATCGTGGGCCAGCACAGCTCCTGTGATGTTCAGG gtggGGGCATCTCCAGCTATGCAGACAATCCTTCTGCGGCTGGCCAGAGTCTGGTTGAATGCATGGAGCAGGCACTTCGGGATGTGCCCAAAGACAGACACTCCAGCACGCCCCTCTACCTGGGAGCCACGGCAGGCATGCGCCTTCTCAA CCTGACCAGTCCGGAGGCTGCATCAAGTGTGCTAGCGGCAGTGACACGGACGCTCAGCCAGTACCCCTTTGATTTCCGCGGTGCGCGCATCCTCTCTGGCCAGGACGAAGGGGTGTTTGGCTGGGTGACTGCCAACTATCTCCTGGAGAACTTCATCAAG TTCGGCTGGGTGGGCCGGTGGTTCCGGCCAAGGAAGGGGACGCTGGGGGCCATGGACCTGGGGGGTGCCTCCACACAGATCACCTTTGAGACAACTAGCCCAGCTGAGGATCCAGCCAATGAGGTCCACCTTCGGCTCTATGGCCAGTACTACAGCGTTTATACCCACAGCTTCCTCTGTTATGGCCGAGACCAGGTCCTCCAAAGGCTGCTGGCCAGTGCCCTCCAG ACATATCACTTCCATCCCTGCTGGCCGAGGGGCTATTCCACCCAAGTGCTGCTCAGGGAGATATACCAGTCACCGTGCACCATGGCTCAGCGGCCCCCGAACTTCAACAGCAGTGCCCGGATCAGACTGTCAGGGACCAGCAACCCTGCCCTCTGCCGTGACCTCGTCTCTGGGCTCTTCAATTTTTCCTCCTGCCCCTTCTCCCGCTGCTCCTTCAATGGGGTCTTCCAGCCCCCTGTGACTGGGAACTTTATC GCCTTCTCTGCTTTCTACTATATTGTGGACTTCCTCAGGACTGTGATGGGGCTGCCTGTGGGGaccctgcagcagctggaggcagccACAGTGACTCTCTGCAACCAGACATGGACTGAG ctgcaggccctggggcCCAGGCAGGAGAGCCGCCTGGCCAGCTACTGCGCGGGGGCCGTGTTCGTACAACAGCTGCTCAGCCTCGGGTACCGCTTTGACGAGCGCGCCTACAGTGGAGTACTCTTTCAGAAGAAA gCAGCAGACACGGCGGTGGGCTGGGCCTTGGGCTACatgctgaacttgaccaacctgATCCCTGCGGACCGGCCGGGGCTTCGCAAGGGCACCCACTTCAACTCCTGGgtcgctctcctgctgcttttctcCGTGTTGCTCGTGGCTGCTCTGGTCCTGCTGTTGCGCCAGGTGCGTTCTGCCAAGTCACCCGGCGCCATCTAG